One Cryptomeria japonica chromosome 9, Sugi_1.0, whole genome shotgun sequence genomic window carries:
- the LOC131073810 gene encoding GEM-like protein 5: MVAAGNGGTKCTPHEKLRKTYACYLSTSTSPVGGTLFISTHNVSFCSDCQLSLLLSSGKKHWAYYRVLIPVAKVKAVESSVSMDDPVKKYIEVVTVDNHKFWFMGFIKYHKALNSLSYCLSLLDDVY; the protein is encoded by the exons atggTCGCAGCAGGGAACGGGGGCACGAAGTGCACACCCCACGAAAAATTAAGAAAAACCTACGCCTGTTATTTGTCAACTTCGACTAGTCCAGTGGGCGGAACCCTCTTCATTTCAACGCATAATGTTTCATTCTGCAGCGACTGCCAGCTTTCCTTGCTTCTTTCCTCAGGGAAAAAGCACTGGGCTTACTACAGA GTGTTGATACCGGTGGCGAAGGTGAAGGCTGTGGAATCGTCGGTGAGCATGGATGATCCTGTGAAAAAGTATATTGAGGTGGTAACTGTGGACAATCACAAGTTCTGGTTTATGGGATTCATTAAATACCACAAAGCTCTGAATAGCCTGAGTTACTGTCTTTCATTGCTGGATGATGTTTACTGA